The genomic region TGCGGCGCAGTTGGAGTTCTCCACCGACACGTACACGTTGGCGATGCTCCCGCCCCAGCTCACGCAGTAGCCCTTGCCGTACACGTAGCCCGGTCCCGCGTACGACGTGAAGTTGCCGTCGTCCCCGGCCCACTCGTCGGTCGCGGGAACGTAGATGTACGCGGACATGGCCTTGGCCGTCCCCGGGTTGGCGCGGATGGTCGCGACACAGTTCTGGCCGTTGGAGGAGTTGTACGTCAGGTAGACGGTCCCCAGCGAGCCGACCGGCACGGAGTTCACGGTCTTGTAGGCCTTGCCGCAGACGCCCTGCGGAGTGACGTTCGGTGCGGCGGACGCCGTCGTGCTCAGCGCGACCGTGCTGCCCACCGCCAGCGCGGTGACCGCCCCGAGAGCCGCGACATTACGAACGATTCGCATATTTCCCCCTTGTGTCCCTGAGAGCGTTTTACTCCCACTTGATGTGACCCTCGAACGGCACGGATGGTTGCACCGCATCCACGGAGAGGTACCGAACGGATGAAGGGTGGGCTGTCATCCTGCCGCGATGACGTCCACACCGAGCGTTGTGAGCCGCTCGACGACCGCGTCACGGGGGTCCGCGTCGGTGATCAGTCCGGTGACCTTCCCCCAGGGCAGCACCCGGAACCGCGAAGCCGTTCCGATCTTCTCGGAGGAGGCGAGGATGTACGTGTCCGCGGCCCGCTCCGACAGGGCGCGTTTCATCGCCGCCTCCTCGGCATCCGCGGTGGTCAGTCCCGTCTCGGGGTGGACGCCGGTGACGCCGAGCAGGCAGAGGTCGGCGGAGACGTTCTGCGCCGCCTCGACCGCGGCGGCACCGCAGGCGACCGCCGAGTGCTTGAAGATGCGGCCCCCCAGCAGGAAGAGCTCGGCCTCCTGGTGGTCGAGCAGAGCCGCGACGATCGTCGGGCTGTGGGTGATCACGGTGCAGTTCAGGTCCTGAGGGAGCGCGCGGGCGACGGCGAGGGCGGTGGTGCCGCCGTCGAGGATCAGCGCACCACCGGGCCGCACCAGCCCGGCCGCCACCGAAGCGACCTTCTGTTTGCCGTCCGGGGCCACGGCCTGCCGAGCGGCGTAGCCGACCACCGCCGGCGAGACGGGCAGCGCACCGCCGTAGACCCGTTGACACAGGCCTTCGGATGCGAGATCGCGCAGATCGCGCCGCACGCTGTCCTCGGAGATCCCCAGTTCGACAGCCACGTCCTTGGCGACGATCTTGCCCTCACGGGCGAGCAGACCGAGCAGGTGGTCGCGTCGTTCAGCAGCCAGCATGCGCACTCTCTCCTGTTCTTGCACGTTTCTGCATGTACGGTAGCGCACATGAACGACCACCCGAAGTCCCTCCGCATTCCGATGGAGACCGCGTGACAGACCGCCCGGGCGTCGACACACCCGACCATCGCGGCCGCACCGGCCTCGACCAGGCCGGACGCGGCCTGGACCGCAACCCGGACGTCGTGGTCCGCGACGTCGAGCTCACCTCTCACGGCTGGCACGTCCTGCGGCGCACCACCTTCGACTACCGCCGCCGCGACGGACACTGGGACACCCAGCAGCGCGAGACCTACGACCGCGGCAACGGCGCCGTAGTCCTGCCCTACGACACCGACCGCGGCCGCGTCCTGCTCACTCGTCAGTTCCGTTACCCGGCCTACGTCAACGACCACCCCGACGGCATGCTGATCGAAGCGGCCGCCGGGCTGCTCGACGCCGACGACCCGCGCGCCGCCGTGCGACGGGAGAGCGCCGAAGAGCTCGGTGTCGCCCTGGGTCCGCTCACCCACGTCCTCGACGCCTACATGAGCCCCGGTTCCGTCACCGAGTGCCTCCACTTCTTCGCCGCCCCCTACACCCCCGCCGACCGGACCGGGGCCGGCGGTGGCCTCGAGGACGAGGGCGAGGACATCGAGGTCCTCGAACTGCCCTTCACCGAAGCCCTCGCCATGACCCGGGACGGCCGCATCAGCGACGGCAAGACCATCATGCTGCTGCAATGGGCTGCTCTGGACGGCCCCTTCGCCCCCGTCGCGGGCTGACGGCCGAGCGCATCGGCAGCCTCGGGGCGCCGCACCCGGACCGATCTGCCATTTTGCGGAACCTTTACCCGCACCCGGCCGTTTGGCTGGGTGAGCGCACCGGCTCGTGACCGACAACTCAGACAATGACCGAGGTGACCTCGATGGCAGTGTGGGACCAACTCAAGAATCAGGCCAAGAATCTGCAGCAGTCCCAAGGAGCGCGCGGGTCCGCGCCCGGTCGAAGCGGCGGGCAGGGATCCGGTGGTGGTTCGCGCGCCCAGTTGGTCAGCACGCTGAAGTCGCAGCTCGCCTCCCTCAAGACGGAGCTCAAGAGCGGCGCCTACCGCGACGCGAGCATGGCGATGTGCGCACTCGTCGCGGCCGCTGACGGACACGTGGATCCTGCGGAGCGTCAGCACGTGGAGTCGATGATCCTGGGCAACGACGTCCTGCAGAACTTCCCGCCGGAGCAGTTGCGCCAGCGCTTCAACAAGCATGTGGACCAGCTCACGCTCAACTTCCAGCAGGGCAAGACCGACGCCATGCAGGAGATCGTGAAGACCTCCAAGAAGCCGGCCGAGGCGAGGGCCGTGCTCCAGACGGGCATCGTCATCGCAGGCTCCGACGGCGACTTCTCACCTGCCGAGCACATGATCCTCCGAGAGGCATGCGCGGCGCTGGGGCTGTCCCCGGCGGAATTCCAGCTCTGAACCGGCCGGACCGGCCCGCGCGGACGGCGTGACGACCTGATCCGTCCGGCGGCAGGTACCTGCCGCCGGACGGGCGGGACGGACGCGGGACGGGTGCGCCTGGCGGCGGATACCCCTCCGCGGGGCGCGGAGGGAGTGTCAACGCGCCCTCAGGACAAGACAGAACCGGCAGGACTCACCCGGCGTTCAGCGCGCGGAGTCCGACGTGGACGTCCCGTTGCCGGGCCGACGGTCCGCGGGGAGCGCGCAGGTAGGCGTCCCGCCCGGCATCCGCTCGCGATTGTTCGCGACGAGCCGGTAGACACCGTGGGCGATCCAGCGCAGGGGAGGCAGGGTCAGCAGTGCCCCCAGGACGGCCCAGCCGCTTCCCGCGTTCAACAGCATCTTGGCGACGGCCTGCGCGCCACCGTGGATCGCTCCGGGCGGCGTGATCCACAACAGTTCGTATTCTGCCCGCTCCCGGGTGGCGCCCAGGGACTCCATCTCCGCGAACTGCCATGGAGTGGTCTCACAACTGGGCCGGATGTACCGTTCAGCGAACATCACGGAGGAGGTACAGAAGGCGCAGTCTCCGTCGTAGATGAGCACCGGTCGCGTTCGCATGACCTCATCATGCCCCACATGATCGTCGACGGAATGCCCGTAGGCCGTGCTGTCGGCCGGGCCCTCGTCCCGGAACGAACGTCAGTCGCTCGGCCGGGCCGCCCGCGTCGACCGGCCGCTGCTCGTTTCACAGGCGGCCGAAGGACTGATGGACTCGCCTCATGACGACATTGCCGCCCCGCATCGTGCGAGCACTCGATCAGTTCCATGCCACCCGCCCCTGGGACCACAACGCCCACTACCACCGGTGGATCCTGCGCCGGCTCCCCAGACGTTTCAACAGGGCTCTGGACGTCGGATCGGGCAGCGGTGTCCTCGCCGGACTCCTGGCCTCACGGGCAGGAGCGGTGGACGGTATCGACATCGATCCCACCATCGTCGATCGCGCGCGGGAACTCACAGACCCCGCCGCCCCGGTGTCCTTCACTGTCGGAGACGCGTTGAAGGACGTACCACCTGCCCCCTACGACGTCATCACATGCGTCGCCACCATCCACCACATGCCGTTCAGCGACGCCCTCGCCTGCTTCCGCCGGCGCCTCGCCTCCGGCGGGACCCTGATCGTCGTCGGCGTCTATCGCCCGCAGGCCCGGAGCGACCACCTGATCGACGCCGTGGCCGTTCCGGCGAACGTCACCATGGCCTGGATCAAGAACAAGGG from Streptomyces sp. QL37 harbors:
- a CDS encoding tellurite resistance TerB family protein, which translates into the protein MAVWDQLKNQAKNLQQSQGARGSAPGRSGGQGSGGGSRAQLVSTLKSQLASLKTELKSGAYRDASMAMCALVAAADGHVDPAERQHVESMILGNDVLQNFPPEQLRQRFNKHVDQLTLNFQQGKTDAMQEIVKTSKKPAEARAVLQTGIVIAGSDGDFSPAEHMILREACAALGLSPAEFQL
- a CDS encoding NUDIX domain-containing protein, with translation MTDRPGVDTPDHRGRTGLDQAGRGLDRNPDVVVRDVELTSHGWHVLRRTTFDYRRRDGHWDTQQRETYDRGNGAVVLPYDTDRGRVLLTRQFRYPAYVNDHPDGMLIEAAAGLLDADDPRAAVRRESAEELGVALGPLTHVLDAYMSPGSVTECLHFFAAPYTPADRTGAGGGLEDEGEDIEVLELPFTEALAMTRDGRISDGKTIMLLQWAALDGPFAPVAG
- a CDS encoding class I SAM-dependent methyltransferase gives rise to the protein MTTLPPRIVRALDQFHATRPWDHNAHYHRWILRRLPRRFNRALDVGSGSGVLAGLLASRAGAVDGIDIDPTIVDRARELTDPAAPVSFTVGDALKDVPPAPYDVITCVATIHHMPFSDALACFRRRLASGGTLIVVGVYRPQARSDHLIDAVAVPANVTMAWIKNKGRKAPRPASMTASTRPATMTFADIVRDARQALPGARLHRRLFWRYTLVWHRH
- a CDS encoding DUF393 domain-containing protein; its protein translation is MRTRPVLIYDGDCAFCTSSVMFAERYIRPSCETTPWQFAEMESLGATRERAEYELLWITPPGAIHGGAQAVAKMLLNAGSGWAVLGALLTLPPLRWIAHGVYRLVANNRERMPGGTPTCALPADRRPGNGTSTSDSAR
- a CDS encoding spore-associated protein, translating into MRIVRNVAALGAVTALAVGSTVALSTTASAAPNVTPQGVCGKAYKTVNSVPVGSLGTVYLTYNSSNGQNCVATIRANPGTAKAMSAYIYVPATDEWAGDDGNFTSYAGPGYVYGKGYCVSWGGSIANVYVSVENSNCAARKEQRVTEIR
- a CDS encoding DeoR/GlpR family DNA-binding transcription regulator; this encodes MLAAERRDHLLGLLAREGKIVAKDVAVELGISEDSVRRDLRDLASEGLCQRVYGGALPVSPAVVGYAARQAVAPDGKQKVASVAAGLVRPGGALILDGGTTALAVARALPQDLNCTVITHSPTIVAALLDHQEAELFLLGGRIFKHSAVACGAAAVEAAQNVSADLCLLGVTGVHPETGLTTADAEEAAMKRALSERAADTYILASSEKIGTASRFRVLPWGKVTGLITDADPRDAVVERLTTLGVDVIAAG